One window of the Entelurus aequoreus isolate RoL-2023_Sb linkage group LG18, RoL_Eaeq_v1.1, whole genome shotgun sequence genome contains the following:
- the ltv1 gene encoding protein LTV1 homolog: MPPRKKKSFIEKKKAVTFHLVHRSQRDPLAADETAPQRVLLPAAKAEKRQEEQRSYGVFFDDDYDYLQHLKEPTCQAELVAAVASPQVHRQDDEGDADTGAPAASIMLPSSVFASDFEEEVGLLNKAAPTSGPRLDMDPDIVAALDDDFDYDDPENELEDDFVVQANNASAAVELSDEDEEWEDTDDDEDSDSEGGLSEDGGPREHLFLDEETKSRFTEYSLTSSVMRRSEQLTLLDDRFEQMYQQYDDDEIGALDNAELEGFIQPDSARLEEVLKDYFVQKAKDYLRPDDLGPKELPVLQEEGDDEEEMETLVISAPEDKWDCETIISTYSNIYNRPKVIQLPPKVKPIRVSARTGVPLDVLPAREPSAKQVERMSRINDSDLPRVSTQPRLKDESTDERKARKQAIKEERKERRVEKKANQMAFKEEKVRQEKQMLNLRNNVQGLKLS; the protein is encoded by the exons ATG CCTCCTCGGAAGAAGAAGTCGTTCATCGAGAAGAAGAAGGCGGTGACCTTTCACCTGGTCCACAGGAGTCAGAGAGACCCCCTGGCTGCAGATGAGACGGCGCCGCAGCGCGTCCTCCTGCCCGCCGCCAAG GCGGAGAAGCGGCAAGAGGAACAGAGGAGCTATGGCGTCTTTTTCGACGACGACTACGACTACCTGCAGCACCTGAAGGAGCCCACCTGCCAGGCGGAGCTGGTGGCCGCTGTCGCCTCCCCTCAGGTCCACCGCCAGGATGACGAAGGCGACGCGGACACGGGCGCACCC GCCGCCAGCATCATGCTGCCGTCGTCCGTGTTCGCCTCCGACTTTGAAGAAGAGGTGGGACTCCTCAACAAGGCGGCGCCGACCTCAG GTCCGCGTCTGGACATGGACCCCGACATTGTGGCCGCTCTGGACGACGACTTTGACTACGACGACCCCGAGAACGAGCTAGAAGACGACTTTGTCGTCCAAGCCAACAACGCCAGCGCCGCCGTGGAGCTCAG CGATGAAGACGAGGAGTGGGAGGACACGGACGATGATGAGGATTCTGACTCGGAGGGCGGGCTCTCGGAAGACGGCGGCCCTCGCGAGCATCTCTTCCTGGACGAGGAGACGAAGAGCCGCTTCACCGAGTACTCGCTGACGTCGTCGGTGATGAGGAGGAGCGAGCAGCTCACTCTGCTGGACGACCGCTTCGAGCAG ATGTACCAACAGTACGACGACGACGAGATCGGCGCTCTGGACAACGCCGAGCTGGAAGGATTCATCCAGCCGGACAGCGCTCGCCTGGAGGAAGTCCTCAAGGACTACTTTGTCCAGAAAGCCAAAGA CTATTTGAGGCCCGACGACTTGGGCCCCAAAGAACTTCCTGTCCTGCAGGAGGAGGGCGATGACGAGGAGGAGATGGAGACCTTGGTCATCTCGGCGCCAGAAGACAAGTGGGACTGCGAGACCATCATCA GCACCTACTCCAACATCTACAACAGACCCAAAGTCATCCAGCTTCCCCCGAAG GTGAAGCCCATCCGAGTGTCCGCCAGGACGGGCGTCCCCCTGGACGTCCTCCCCGCCAGAGAGCCCAGCGCCAAGCAGGTGGAGCGCATGAGCCGGATCAACGACTCGGACCTGCCCCGGGTCTCCACTCAGCCCCGCCTCAAAGACGAGAGCACGGACGAGAGAAAAGCCCGGAAGCAGGCCATCAAGGAAGAGCGCAAG gaGAGGCGAGTGGAGAAGAAGGCCAACCAGATGGCGTTCAAGGAGGAGAAGGTGCGCCAGGAGAAGCAGATGTTGAACCTGAGGAACAACGTCCAAGGTCTCAAGCTGTCCTAA